One window of the Thermococcus sp. P6 genome contains the following:
- a CDS encoding ATP-dependent DNA helicase, with translation MRVEDLPVDERIKKVILRRGIKELYPPQAEALKSGVLEGKNLVLAIPTASGKTLVSEIVMVSRLLSEGGKAVYLVPLKALAEEKYREFRAWESLGLKVAATTGDYDSTEEWLGRYDIVVATAEKFDSLLRHGASWIGDVKLVVADEVHLIGSYDRGATLEMILSHMLDKAQILALSATVGNAEELAGWLNASLVMSDWRPVELRKGVFHLGELVWEDGKREHYPENWESLVVDAVKKGKQALVFVNTRRSAEKEAVSLSSRISKLLTKPGTRGLKELADSIRDTPTGERLKTVLRGGVAFHHAGLSREERTLIENAFREGLIRVVTATPTLSAGVNLPAFRVIIRDTKRYSGFGWTDIPVLEIQQMMGRAGRPGYDRVGEAIIVARTRDPEELMKRYIHGKPEKLFSMLANENAFRSQILALITNFGVHNFRELIRFLERTFYFHQRKDTSTIEYKAKEVVYFLIENEFIDMDTEDEFIALPFGKRTSQLYIDPLTAKRFRDAFPKLERNPNPFGIFQLIASTPDMATLNAKKRELEDYLDTAYELEGELYTEIPYEDYRFQGFAGTVKTAKVLLDWINEVPEQRIYESYGIDPGDFRRLIELADWLMYSLIELYRLFNPKKEVIECLRSLHLRLRHGIREELLELVSLPGIGRKRARALYNSGFRTKEDIKRAKVGDLLRVEGIGMGVIENLARYFGLEPPRRVKERKRKTLDDFLG, from the coding sequence ATGAGAGTCGAGGATCTTCCTGTGGATGAGAGGATCAAAAAGGTCATCCTGAGAAGGGGAATCAAAGAGCTCTACCCCCCGCAGGCAGAGGCGCTGAAAAGCGGGGTTCTGGAGGGGAAGAACCTCGTTCTGGCCATCCCCACGGCGAGCGGAAAGACCCTCGTGAGCGAGATAGTAATGGTCAGCAGGCTTCTCAGTGAGGGGGGAAAGGCCGTTTACCTCGTTCCGCTGAAGGCCCTCGCCGAGGAGAAGTACCGGGAGTTCAGGGCGTGGGAATCCCTCGGGCTTAAGGTAGCTGCCACCACAGGCGACTACGACTCCACAGAGGAGTGGCTGGGAAGGTACGACATCGTGGTGGCAACCGCGGAGAAGTTCGACTCCCTCCTGAGGCACGGCGCGAGCTGGATAGGTGATGTGAAACTCGTGGTCGCTGACGAGGTCCACCTCATAGGTTCCTACGACAGGGGGGCCACGCTGGAGATGATACTGAGCCACATGCTCGACAAGGCCCAGATACTGGCCCTGAGCGCTACCGTTGGTAACGCCGAGGAGCTGGCCGGGTGGCTCAACGCCTCCCTGGTGATGAGCGACTGGCGCCCGGTGGAGCTGAGGAAGGGGGTTTTCCACCTCGGTGAGCTGGTGTGGGAGGACGGGAAAAGGGAGCACTACCCCGAAAACTGGGAAAGTCTGGTCGTTGATGCGGTCAAAAAGGGAAAGCAGGCGCTGGTATTCGTCAACACCCGGCGCTCCGCCGAGAAGGAGGCGGTCTCGCTCTCATCCCGGATATCAAAACTCCTCACGAAACCCGGGACGAGGGGACTTAAGGAACTGGCCGATTCGATCAGGGACACTCCGACGGGGGAGAGGCTCAAAACCGTCCTCCGTGGCGGGGTGGCCTTCCATCACGCCGGCCTGAGCAGGGAAGAGAGGACGCTGATAGAGAACGCCTTCAGGGAGGGTCTGATAAGGGTTGTAACCGCAACCCCCACCTTAAGTGCGGGGGTGAACCTTCCGGCCTTTCGGGTGATCATAAGGGACACCAAGCGATACTCCGGCTTCGGATGGACGGACATACCCGTCCTCGAGATCCAGCAGATGATGGGTAGAGCAGGAAGGCCGGGCTACGACAGGGTGGGGGAGGCCATAATCGTCGCCAGAACCCGGGACCCGGAGGAGCTGATGAAGCGCTACATCCACGGGAAGCCGGAGAAGCTGTTCTCGATGCTGGCCAACGAGAACGCCTTCAGGAGCCAGATTCTGGCGCTGATAACGAACTTCGGGGTGCACAACTTTCGGGAGCTGATACGCTTTCTCGAGAGAACCTTCTACTTCCACCAGCGGAAGGATACCAGCACGATTGAGTATAAAGCCAAGGAAGTGGTTTACTTCCTCATCGAAAACGAGTTCATAGACATGGACACGGAGGATGAGTTCATAGCGCTCCCCTTCGGAAAACGCACTTCCCAGCTCTACATCGACCCGCTGACGGCCAAGAGGTTCAGGGATGCCTTTCCGAAGCTTGAGAGGAATCCAAACCCCTTCGGGATCTTCCAGCTTATCGCCTCAACGCCGGACATGGCAACGCTGAACGCGAAAAAACGCGAGCTTGAGGACTACCTCGATACGGCCTACGAACTTGAAGGGGAACTCTACACGGAAATCCCCTACGAGGACTACAGGTTTCAGGGCTTTGCCGGAACCGTGAAGACCGCAAAGGTGCTCCTCGACTGGATAAACGAGGTTCCGGAGCAGAGGATATACGAATCCTACGGCATCGACCCCGGGGACTTCCGCAGGCTCATCGAACTCGCCGACTGGTTGATGTACTCGCTCATAGAACTCTACAGGCTCTTCAACCCAAAGAAGGAAGTCATCGAATGCCTTCGCTCACTGCACCTCCGCCTGAGGCACGGCATCCGCGAGGAGCTCCTCGAACTCGTTAGCCTGCCCGGGATCGGGAGGAAGAGGGCGAGGGCGCTCTACAACTCCGGATTCAGGACGAAGGAGGACATAAAACGGGCCAAAGTCGGCGATCTCCTTCGGGTTGAAGGTATAGGCATGGGGGTCATCGAGAACCTCGCCAGGTACTTCGGTCTGGAACCACCGAGGAGGGTGAAGGAAAGGAAACGGAAGACACTGGATGACTTCCTCGGGTGA
- a CDS encoding NosD domain-containing protein — protein MINGKVFNDCIRVDIDTRNSPYPSNYTKGYGYFILAKGIGIVKLWFNRTAGIYAGTTVTYTYENHTSMEKHTISGTIKTPEGDPVKGVVVQISNCDPCIRSVTDSTGSFSIQAYGPDIVLRVGYDKDNDGTFDFDLYPDFPMEFHINNITSDITGLVLTIPMRVFYVPDDYTTIQEAINNARPGDTIIVRDGTYNENVIVNKSITLKSENGPANCIINGTGSGSVVTITADNVTIQGFTITGSGSGWGNGGVWVESSGNTISSNVITNNGNGIYLDSSSNNNITSNNITSNSGNGVYLDSSSHNNITFNNITSNNWAGIWLRGSSNTTITSNNITSNGERGIFLYYSSYNIVTNNTMTNDGIVIEGYKIEHWNTHVIENNTVNGKPVYYFKNRVGGNVPEDAGQVILANTTGMLIENLNISNTDVGIELGFSSNNTIKNSNITSNNREGIYLYYSSNNNITSNNITSNSGAGIFIYGSSNNNIVSNNITSNAWAGIWLDSSNNNTIYLNNFNNTNNVYSENSINIWNSPTPIKYTYNGTTHTSHPGNYWSDYTGSDSDGDGIGDTQYIIDANNKDEYPLVQPRENYNLNPVANFTYSPENPEVNQTVTFNASSSYDPDGSIVNWTWGFGDGITASGKTVQHTYTKPGTYTVTLTVTDDDGATSNISKRITVATPSIQFVDVTDGNDDVFISGETVTIRFNADNSSLSPDDVTFSNITGNVSNALAPSLKTISSEIINNVTYWTYELNVTVSGHGILRVYVCGQTLTDLYVYEVTESSVWSIGAGKEVTGGGNILINDELQINATLEGPEVPEHYALPTPDNAELYVPAFESTLNFVKYNSTEGKWYFSNNFTMRTNGTFTLNITNEHGINFTTNTEVHVLQPVIKLLPINNGTANQKLVEYANLTNGTQNNLTLSLHYDLTVELTPGVNWTEVDGNNSVNSNVYENESASNLTFLNGAKVTVIDGTLSTATLTIKVKNLGVVYTKDFVILPEDEPAAMELNATEVVKGEPFKISLAITKPNWNGTTEYNLTLVNGSHEYPVATNVPVTNEYVDYIVDTSTMNNLPVGTYNVVFFMSNGTSNYTTVQNVTIKENLTLKHKESPWGAYYPSDTVTFNGTFLRIDEFDSTNVNITVYQKNAAGQWVDAGANATNSSIIINSTAKTYNFTVTFNAPGEFKVIVNETDIPNVEACNPITISDHKVTLSENSSVINLGTSVTIQVTTTANVSASDLNITGAPLEPQVSEAEAFNSTTHLKVFNVTFTTNGSTKLGSWPINITVDNGEVKVFTLEVTDELTPVYVPSKVVLGSKMFMILNTTANLTAGEYDVTVWAFGVTTTEASGLSVSLGDYNDGYRLLNVTFDITQNIYSKDPENYPTHYMNVTDGHLWIEKQFEIVEDPALYIEPVGTVVVGQNVTFEGTTLLAPGEYVTVNITKVDQENVFEVPVKLDTSGDENVFTFSHKFIEPGLYNVTVNWSKYKHTIQVNVTNEGVLSLNTDRNEYYPDGKIKITGQLDNVTEDDAITLKFYWVRGNATSSADLVNGSYEYYFDMDMNDVQPGDLRIEATYYGNANATKTVTITDTPVIENVVVPAKPVKAGELFNVTADTNLGINGTVALEIVKADNASDVKFNGNVKVSEGGAFLYTVNTTDWTAGYYNITLSKGSVEVSKQVYIYVTGANIRLVDGSLVVEPLNGTAPLTINVKANVTNTGDLDGTYTAELMVNNITVKNVTVTVPFGEVVPVEFNYTLEESGVYNVTIGDLTPVEVTVLKPATPEFSNLTVEPLNGTAPLDITASAVVKNIGEVSGTFTVEFKVNGEVKATREVELAAGANTTVEFNYTLEEPGVYNVTIGDLTPVQVTVEKKPYATVDEYVQRVGSAGTVYFVFNNLGTPDAYSTAFYMSRTVGGARTKSVPAKDFNMSAVNASDVVISVGGPLVNPVTAAYEDIAPVHMLINGSNVTIVTPNTNFTWSAPKPWWNATEGYFIIQVFQDDNTGAFVVTIYGTDADSTAAGAYYFMSNVYPNLANYTGIRYLVGLWQDTELGADIPLPGEDLGDTSGFSAGDTITIVEMG, from the coding sequence GTGATTAACGGGAAAGTATTCAACGATTGTATTAGAGTGGACATCGATACAAGAAATAGCCCATATCCCTCTAATTATACCAAAGGATATGGGTACTTTATTTTGGCTAAGGGTATTGGAATCGTAAAGTTATGGTTTAACAGAACGGCAGGCATATACGCGGGGACAACGGTTACTTATACCTACGAAAATCACACGTCCATGGAAAAACATACCATTTCAGGCACAATCAAAACCCCTGAAGGGGATCCTGTTAAGGGCGTTGTTGTGCAAATCTCCAACTGCGACCCCTGCATTCGTTCAGTGACAGATTCAACTGGTTCGTTCAGTATTCAGGCTTATGGCCCGGACATTGTTCTCAGAGTGGGGTATGATAAAGATAACGACGGAACTTTCGATTTTGATTTGTATCCTGATTTTCCAATGGAGTTCCACATAAACAACATAACTTCAGACATTACAGGACTTGTACTGACCATTCCTATGAGGGTGTTTTACGTTCCCGACGATTATACAACGATTCAAGAGGCTATTAATAACGCCAGACCGGGGGACACAATAATTGTCAGGGATGGAACTTATAATGAGAACGTTATTGTGAACAAATCGATAACCCTGAAGTCCGAGAACGGTCCTGCAAACTGTATCATAAACGGTACCGGAAGTGGGAGCGTCGTCACGATCACCGCCGACAACGTCACGATTCAGGGATTCACGATAACCGGCAGCGGCAGTGGCTGGGGTAACGGTGGGGTATGGGTGGAATCCTCAGGAAACACAATATCCTCTAATGTCATAACAAACAACGGGAATGGCATCTATCTCGATTCCTCAAGTAACAACAATATAACCTCTAACAACATCACTTCAAACAGCGGGAATGGAGTCTATCTCGATTCCTCGAGCCACAACAATATAACCTTTAACAACATCACTTCAAACAATTGGGCTGGTATCTGGCTCCGCGGATCCAGCAACACCACCATAACCTCCAACAACATCACATCAAACGGGGAACGTGGCATCTTCCTCTACTACTCCAGCTACAATATTGTAACCAATAATACAATGACTAACGATGGAATCGTCATAGAGGGTTATAAGATAGAGCACTGGAATACTCATGTTATAGAGAACAATACTGTTAACGGTAAGCCGGTTTACTACTTCAAGAACAGGGTTGGGGGAAATGTCCCTGAGGATGCCGGACAGGTCATACTTGCTAACACTACTGGAATGCTCATAGAGAACTTGAATATCAGTAACACTGATGTTGGAATTGAACTTGGATTCTCCAGCAACAACACCATTAAGAACAGCAACATCACTTCAAACAACAGAGAGGGCATTTATCTCTATTACTCAAGCAATAACAATATAACCTCTAACAACATCACTTCAAACAGCGGGGCTGGAATCTTCATCTATGGATCCAGCAATAACAATATAGTCTCTAACAACATCACATCAAACGCGTGGGCTGGCATCTGGCTCGATTCATCAAACAACAACACGATCTACCTCAACAATTTCAACAACACAAATAACGTTTATTCTGAAAATTCAATCAACATCTGGAATTCGCCAACTCCGATTAAGTACACCTACAACGGCACAACACACACGAGCCACCCCGGGAATTACTGGAGTGATTACACCGGTTCAGATTCGGACGGAGATGGAATCGGTGATACCCAGTATATAATAGATGCGAACAACAAGGATGAATACCCGCTAGTGCAACCGCGGGAGAATTATAATTTAAATCCGGTTGCAAACTTCACTTACTCCCCAGAGAATCCAGAGGTAAATCAAACGGTAACCTTCAACGCTTCATCAAGTTACGATCCTGACGGTTCTATTGTAAACTGGACATGGGGCTTTGGAGACGGAATAACGGCTTCAGGTAAAACAGTTCAGCATACTTACACCAAGCCAGGAACCTACACAGTAACCCTCACAGTCACGGACGATGATGGGGCAACATCAAACATATCAAAGCGGATAACCGTTGCAACACCGAGCATCCAGTTCGTTGACGTGACGGATGGCAACGATGATGTCTTCATAAGCGGCGAAACAGTAACAATACGCTTCAATGCGGACAACAGTAGTCTCAGCCCGGACGATGTTACTTTCTCGAACATTACTGGTAATGTATCAAATGCTTTAGCACCGTCATTGAAGACAATAAGCTCCGAAATTATCAACAACGTGACCTACTGGACCTACGAGCTCAACGTAACAGTTAGCGGACATGGGATCCTGAGGGTTTACGTGTGTGGTCAAACACTCACAGATCTCTACGTCTACGAAGTTACAGAGTCAAGTGTGTGGTCAATAGGAGCAGGCAAAGAAGTCACTGGTGGGGGGAACATCCTCATCAACGACGAACTTCAGATAAACGCAACTTTAGAAGGTCCCGAGGTTCCAGAACACTATGCGCTGCCCACCCCGGATAACGCCGAACTCTACGTTCCGGCATTTGAAAGCACGCTGAACTTCGTAAAGTATAACTCCACTGAAGGAAAATGGTACTTCTCAAACAACTTCACCATGAGGACGAACGGCACCTTTACCCTCAACATCACCAATGAACATGGCATAAACTTCACTACCAATACAGAAGTACATGTCCTCCAGCCAGTCATAAAGCTCCTCCCGATAAACAACGGCACCGCTAATCAGAAGCTTGTGGAGTACGCCAACCTCACCAACGGCACTCAAAACAATCTGACTCTGAGCCTCCACTACGACCTTACAGTCGAACTAACTCCCGGTGTCAACTGGACAGAGGTTGACGGTAACAATTCTGTTAACAGTAACGTGTACGAAAACGAAAGCGCCAGCAACCTGACCTTCCTGAACGGGGCAAAGGTTACCGTAATTGACGGGACTTTAAGCACCGCCACCCTGACCATCAAAGTCAAGAACCTTGGCGTTGTGTACACGAAAGACTTTGTAATACTGCCTGAAGATGAGCCGGCAGCGATGGAGCTTAACGCAACGGAAGTCGTTAAAGGCGAACCGTTTAAGATAAGTCTTGCCATCACAAAGCCCAACTGGAATGGAACCACAGAGTACAACCTCACCCTCGTGAATGGAAGTCACGAATACCCGGTTGCTACTAATGTCCCGGTTACAAACGAGTACGTTGACTACATCGTGGATACGAGTACTATGAATAACCTGCCCGTTGGGACTTATAACGTGGTCTTCTTCATGAGCAACGGCACTAGCAACTACACAACAGTCCAGAATGTGACGATTAAAGAGAACCTTACGCTCAAGCACAAGGAGTCGCCGTGGGGAGCCTATTACCCAAGTGACACCGTAACCTTCAACGGAACGTTCCTCAGGATCGACGAGTTTGATAGCACCAACGTGAACATAACAGTCTATCAGAAGAACGCTGCCGGGCAGTGGGTAGATGCAGGTGCAAATGCGACCAATAGCAGTATCATAATTAACTCGACTGCCAAGACCTACAACTTCACCGTAACTTTCAACGCGCCCGGCGAGTTCAAGGTCATCGTCAACGAGACCGACATCCCGAACGTCGAGGCATGCAACCCGATAACGATTTCAGACCACAAGGTCACGCTGAGCGAGAATAGCTCGGTGATAAACCTCGGTACATCAGTAACGATTCAGGTCACCACAACCGCAAACGTTTCAGCTTCAGATCTTAACATCACCGGTGCTCCATTAGAACCCCAGGTTAGTGAAGCGGAAGCATTCAACTCGACCACCCATCTGAAGGTCTTCAACGTCACCTTCACGACCAATGGAAGCACCAAACTTGGTTCATGGCCGATAAACATAACCGTCGACAACGGGGAGGTGAAGGTATTCACCCTCGAAGTGACCGACGAGCTTACTCCAGTGTATGTCCCAAGCAAGGTTGTCCTTGGAAGCAAGATGTTCATGATCCTCAATACGACGGCGAACTTGACTGCTGGTGAGTATGACGTCACGGTATGGGCGTTCGGTGTCACAACCACCGAAGCATCAGGTCTTAGCGTCAGCCTTGGAGATTACAACGATGGATACAGGCTCCTCAACGTGACGTTTGACATAACCCAAAACATTTACAGCAAAGACCCAGAAAACTATCCAACCCACTACATGAACGTCACCGATGGTCACCTCTGGATTGAGAAGCAATTCGAGATAGTGGAGGATCCTGCACTTTACATCGAACCGGTTGGAACCGTTGTCGTTGGCCAGAACGTAACCTTCGAGGGAACAACATTACTCGCACCAGGAGAATATGTGACGGTCAACATAACCAAGGTCGATCAGGAGAACGTCTTCGAGGTTCCAGTCAAGCTCGATACGAGCGGGGACGAGAATGTCTTCACCTTCAGCCACAAGTTCATCGAACCCGGTCTCTACAACGTGACCGTGAACTGGAGTAAGTATAAACATACCATCCAAGTCAACGTTACCAACGAGGGCGTCCTGTCATTGAACACCGACAGGAACGAGTACTACCCAGATGGCAAGATAAAGATTACCGGCCAGCTCGACAACGTCACTGAAGATGACGCAATAACCCTCAAATTCTACTGGGTGCGTGGAAATGCAACTTCGAGCGCCGATCTCGTCAACGGTAGCTACGAGTACTACTTCGATATGGATATGAATGACGTCCAGCCCGGCGACCTCAGGATAGAGGCCACATACTATGGCAATGCCAACGCAACCAAGACCGTAACAATTACAGACACCCCAGTGATCGAGAATGTTGTTGTCCCAGCGAAGCCCGTTAAAGCAGGAGAGCTCTTCAACGTCACGGCCGATACCAACCTCGGTATCAACGGCACCGTTGCCCTTGAGATCGTCAAGGCCGACAACGCAAGCGATGTTAAGTTCAACGGGAACGTTAAGGTGAGCGAGGGCGGAGCCTTCCTCTACACGGTAAACACCACCGACTGGACGGCGGGCTACTACAACATCACACTCAGCAAGGGCAGTGTTGAAGTCTCAAAGCAGGTTTACATCTATGTAACCGGGGCAAACATCCGCCTTGTCGATGGAAGCCTCGTGGTAGAGCCTCTCAACGGCACCGCTCCACTGACAATTAACGTCAAGGCAAACGTCACCAACACGGGCGACCTCGACGGTACTTACACGGCTGAACTCATGGTCAACAATATAACAGTAAAGAACGTGACCGTGACCGTACCCTTCGGTGAAGTGGTTCCAGTTGAGTTCAACTACACTCTTGAAGAGTCGGGAGTTTACAACGTTACGATAGGCGACCTAACACCAGTAGAAGTTACGGTCCTCAAGCCTGCAACACCAGAGTTCAGCAACCTGACGGTAGAGCCTCTCAACGGCACCGCTCCACTCGATATCACGGCAAGTGCCGTGGTTAAGAACATCGGAGAAGTGTCAGGCACCTTCACTGTCGAATTCAAAGTTAACGGCGAAGTCAAGGCTACCAGAGAAGTTGAGCTTGCGGCTGGAGCCAACACTACAGTTGAGTTCAACTACACTCTTGAAGAGCCGGGAGTTTACAACGTTACGATAGGCGACCTAACACCGGTGCAGGTTACAGTCGAGAAGAAGCCTTATGCCACGGTGGATGAGTATGTGCAGAGGGTTGGGAGTGCCGGCACTGTTTACTTCGTCTTCAACAACCTTGGAACGCCTGACGCTTACTCAACCGCCTTCTATATGAGTCGTACAGTTGGTGGCGCAAGGACAAAGTCAGTGCCTGCCAAGGACTTTAACATGAGTGCCGTGAATGCCAGTGACGTGGTTATTTCGGTGGGCGGCCCACTGGTCAACCCGGTAACCGCAGCCTACGAGGACATTGCCCCAGTGCACATGCTGATCAACGGTAGCAACGTAACCATCGTAACTCCTAACACTAACTTCACGTGGAGCGCTCCAAAACCGTGGTGGAATGCCACGGAGGGATACTTCATTATACAAGTGTTCCAGGATGACAATACTGGAGCCTTCGTAGTGACGATTTATGGTACTGACGCGGACAGCACGGCGGCAGGAGCTTACTACTTCATGAGCAACGTGTATCCAAACCTCGCAAACTACACCGGCATTCGCTACCTCGTTGGCCTCTGGCAGGATACCGAGCTTGGAGCCGACATTCCATTGCCGGGCGAGGACCTTGGAGACACCAGCGGATTCAGCGCAGGAGACACCATAACAATAGTGGAAATGGGCTGA
- a CDS encoding dephospho-CoA kinase has product MIVIVTGMPGSGKSRIVREFERRGFRSVSMGDIVREETVRRGLELSPENVARVSIRLRQELGQNAVAKLTVERVRSLLKESDVVVVDGVRSLDEVGTFRSAFPDERIVIVAVHTPPKLRFKRLKARGRHDDPETWEDFEERDWKELKFGIGNVIAMADYMIVNDVPPEEYERRIGELIERILAEH; this is encoded by the coding sequence ATGATAGTTATCGTAACGGGAATGCCCGGCTCGGGAAAGAGCAGGATCGTCAGGGAGTTCGAAAGAAGGGGCTTTCGGAGCGTTTCTATGGGGGACATCGTGAGGGAAGAGACCGTAAGGAGGGGACTCGAGCTCAGCCCTGAGAACGTTGCCCGTGTCAGCATAAGGCTCAGGCAGGAGCTGGGGCAGAACGCGGTTGCGAAGCTCACCGTCGAGAGGGTGAGGAGCCTGTTGAAGGAAAGCGACGTGGTGGTCGTTGACGGCGTTCGCTCGCTTGACGAGGTCGGAACCTTCAGGAGCGCCTTTCCCGACGAGAGAATAGTAATAGTGGCGGTTCATACCCCGCCGAAGCTCCGTTTTAAGAGGCTTAAAGCGCGGGGAAGGCACGACGACCCCGAAACCTGGGAGGACTTCGAGGAAAGGGACTGGAAGGAGCTGAAGTTCGGTATAGGCAACGTGATAGCGATGGCCGACTACATGATCGTGAACGACGTTCCCCCGGAAGAGTACGAAAGGAGAATAGGGGAACTGATAGAGAGAATATTAGCCGAGCATTGA
- a CDS encoding RNA-binding domain-containing protein: MELFEEVEVEAPVYPTEDIEKVRRAMLNLIPDLEFEAFEGRDYVTLTGKTRSRKALSRLYELFRGQAILDTARSFLEEGHFGEEIIIRVNKQAAYAGVVNFNEEGPLGPITIIIRTKDPGRLMKWLAPRTKDGVPIE; encoded by the coding sequence ATGGAACTCTTCGAGGAGGTCGAGGTCGAGGCTCCCGTTTATCCAACCGAGGACATCGAGAAGGTCAGGAGGGCGATGCTCAACCTGATCCCGGATCTGGAGTTCGAAGCCTTTGAGGGCAGGGATTACGTCACGCTCACCGGGAAAACGAGGAGCAGGAAGGCACTCAGCAGGCTCTACGAACTCTTCAGGGGGCAGGCGATACTCGACACGGCCAGATCCTTCCTCGAGGAAGGTCACTTCGGGGAGGAGATAATAATCCGGGTGAACAAGCAGGCCGCCTATGCGGGGGTTGTGAACTTCAACGAGGAGGGCCCGCTGGGGCCGATAACGATAATCATAAGGACGAAGGACCCCGGCAGACTGATGAAGTGGCTCGCACCGAGGACAAAGGACGGCGTTCCGATTGAATAG
- a CDS encoding ZIP family metal transporter — protein sequence MLENFITGLAGWISGLSNGQTMWVAFYAGLFVALMTSLGAMIALFAKRLPAGGVDLSLSFAAGVMLVASFTSLIIPAINSTGSFTPAGLGIALGILLIYVIDRFLPHEHLVKGYEGPPSMKDRIRKVWLLVIAVMIHNLPEGLAVGVSLVYSLELGLITTVAIGIQDFPEGTVISLPLAAIGGKRLQPVVMGVLSGLSEMAMVLVGAYFFDLFSWLLPYGLGLAGGAMLYVTIKEMVPEIYRGETSETLVTLGFFIGFYVMLFLDSMLG from the coding sequence ATGCTCGAGAACTTCATAACCGGCCTCGCCGGATGGATATCGGGATTATCGAACGGTCAGACGATGTGGGTGGCCTTTTACGCGGGCCTCTTCGTTGCCCTGATGACTTCCCTCGGGGCCATGATCGCGCTGTTCGCAAAGAGGCTCCCGGCAGGTGGCGTTGACCTTTCCCTCAGCTTTGCCGCAGGGGTTATGCTCGTGGCCAGCTTCACATCCCTTATAATCCCCGCGATAAATTCCACAGGCTCCTTTACCCCAGCCGGGCTCGGGATAGCGCTTGGGATTCTCCTCATATACGTAATAGACCGCTTTTTGCCCCACGAACACCTCGTGAAGGGTTATGAAGGACCACCTTCCATGAAGGACAGGATCAGAAAGGTGTGGCTTCTCGTGATAGCCGTGATGATCCACAACCTGCCCGAGGGCCTCGCCGTCGGGGTTTCCCTCGTTTACAGCCTCGAGCTCGGTCTCATCACCACCGTGGCCATAGGCATTCAGGACTTCCCGGAGGGAACGGTGATTTCTCTGCCGCTGGCGGCGATAGGGGGGAAACGCCTCCAGCCGGTTGTGATGGGTGTTCTCAGCGGCCTCTCGGAGATGGCAATGGTCCTTGTTGGGGCCTACTTCTTCGACCTCTTCTCGTGGCTTCTGCCCTACGGCCTCGGACTGGCCGGCGGGGCTATGCTCTACGTCACGATAAAGGAGATGGTGCCGGAGATATACAGGGGAGAGACGAGCGAGACCCTCGTAACCCTCGGCTTCTTCATCGGCTTCTACGTTATGCTGTTCCTCGACTCAATGCTCGGCTAA